From the genome of Uranotaenia lowii strain MFRU-FL chromosome 1, ASM2978415v1, whole genome shotgun sequence, one region includes:
- the LOC129738145 gene encoding uncharacterized protein LOC129738145: protein MAKNVQLKLLQKRERQIVLLMDSVDRFVQNYNPERDECQISSRLEALEPIYSEFHEVRSKIEVIFYESEEKKAKELYGDAKDEAEAQREEENDMLLLSFEDRFFQLKGALSKLQNKPERAQNVGDSSHIQFHASMGSRVKLPEIRLPSFSGKLREWVSFRDSFQSLIHNNGQLSPMEKFSYLRSSLSGEALEEVLSIELSDVNYTVAWEILTARYENKKLIVKAYLDALFSLEPIRKESFESINNLISEFEKNLLMLQKVGEDTDGWSTILAHMLCSRLDSVTRRNWETQHNSKEVPKYEDMRKFLRSYCSVLQSVAPATEPRNNVTDHHQSRTQSASYTTVKSSNQCPFCSETWHSPFHCQRFLRLKISERVEAANRSRVCRNCLQPGHFATNCTRSSCRLCQQKHHTMLHATRSSVPNPSISRLSQLSNAQSNQESTHIYPQQAYQQQSQQTIPIVTETHTQPLNATHNSPNTTTQINSPLPSTSQSYVALPVKPASNTLLPTALIKIKDRYGHALIARALLDSCSQHCLMTEEFSRKLKLEETPTFLSVQGIGSSESVSTKTIRSEVCSRSPKISGFRETMQFFVLPKLTLQLPSSSFDPSPMSIPDSSLLADPHFQESKRIDVIIGAEYYTDLLRNERRKVAKNGPTLQNSVFGTMRRLRIDNAHQVSSPTPNNLNRSIICGAPRSNPCPCPRSASQLKVLTSHIANSILGALLRLTPISTDCQERAAEEAMQKEKRLGKV from the exons ATGGCGAAAAATGTTCAGTTGAAGTTGTTGCAGAAAAGAGAACGGCAAATAGTGCTTCTCATGGACAGTGTTGACCGATTCGTGCAGAATTATAATCCAGAACGAGATGAGTGTCAGATTAGTTCTAGGCTTGAGGCCTTAGAACCCATATACAGTGAATTTCATGAAGTGCGCAGTAAAATCGAGGTGATCTTTTATGAAAGCGAAGAAAAGAAGGCCAAGGAGCTCTACGGCGATGCCAAGGATGAAGCAGAAGCCCAACGTGAGGAAGAAAACGACATGCTGCTGCTAAGTTTCGAGGACCGTTTCTTCCAGTTGAAGGGAGCACTGtcgaaacttcaaaacaaacccGAGCGAGCCCAGAACGTAGGCGACTCTTCACACATTCAATTCCATGCCTCCATGGGGTCGAGAGTTAAGCTGCCAGAAATCCGATTGCCCAGTTTTAGTGGAAAACTTCGCGAATGGGTCTCATTCCGCGATAGCTTTCAAAGTTTGATCCACAACAACGGACAACTCTCCCCCATGGAGAAGTTCTCCTATCTCAGGTCATCGTTAAGCGGCGAAGCACTCGAAGAAGTTCTCTCTATCGAACTCTCAGACGTCAATTACACTGTCGCCTGGGAGATTCTGACAGCGCGCTATGAGAACAAGAAGCTGATTGTGAAGGCGTACCTGGACGCATTGTTTTCGCTTGAACCGATCCGGAAAGAAAGTTTTGAGAGTATCAACAATCTCATTAGTGAGTTCGAGAAGAACTTGTTGATGCTGCAGAAGGTTGGCGAGGACACCGATGGTTGGAGCACCATTCTAGCTCACATGCTTTGCTCGCGACTAGACTCTGTCACTCGAAGGAATTGGGAAACTCAACACAACAGCAAAGAAGTACCGAAATACGAGGACATGAGGAAGTTTCTGCGCAGCTACTGTTCCGTTCTGCAGTCAGTTGCTCCAGCCACAGAACCACGTAACAATGTCACCGATCATCACCAGTCAAGAACCCAATCAGCAAGCTACACAACAGTTAAGTCCTCAAACCAGTGTCCATTCTGTAGTGAAACGTGGCACTCACCGTTTCACTGTCAGAGATTCCTTCGATTGAAGATATCAGAACGTGTTGAAGCCGCCAATCGAAGTCGAGTCTGCCGAAATTGCCTGCAGCCTGGTCATTTTGCGACGAACTGCACTCGTAGCAGTTGTCGGTTGTGTCAACAAAAGCATCACACTATGTTGCATGCTACGCGATCCTCCGTTCCAAATCCGTCAATATCGAGACTCAGTCAACTGTCAAACGCACAATCTAATCAAGAAAGCACCCATATTTATCCACAGCAAGCCTATCAACAGCAAAGCCAACAAACCATTCCAATAGTTACGGAAACACACACTCAACCACTAAATGCAACACACAATTCACCAAACACAACCACACAAATCAATTCACCTTTGCCAAGCACAAGCCAAAGTTATGTAGCACTACCTGTTAAGCCTGCATCGAATACTCTGCTTCCTACCGCTCTCATCAAGATTAAGGACCGCTACGGTCACGCTCTGATAGCTAGAGCTCTGCTGGACTCTTGTTCGCAACATTGTCTGATGACAGAAGAGTTTTCGAGAAAGCTGAAGCTCGAAGAAACACCCACGTTTTTGTCAGTCCAGGGTATTGGGTCGTCTGAGTCAGTGTCAACGAAAACCATACGTTCTGAAGTCTGCTCACGTTCACCAAAAATATCTGGTTTCCGAGAAACTATGCAGTTCTTTGTGTTGCCCAAACTCACGCTGCAGCTACCTTCGTCATCGTTTGATCCTTCGCCCATGTCGATTCCCGATTCCTCTTTGCTAGCTGACCCTCACTTCCAAGAGTCAAAGCGGATCGATGTCATCATTGGCGCCGAGTACTACACAGATTTGTTGAGGAATGAGCGAAGAAAGGTCGCAAAGAATGGTCCCACGCTTCAGAACTCTGTTTTTG GTACCATGCGTCGATTAAGGATCGACAATGCACATCAGGTGTCGTCGCCAACACCGAACAATCTAAATAGATCGATCATTTGTGGAGCACCAAGATCGAACCCATGTCCGTGTCCAAGGTCCGCAAGCCAGCTGAAG GTGCTTACATCGCACATTGCAAACAGCATCCTGGGAGCTCTGCTCCGGTTGACCCCTATCAGCACCGACTGTCAAGAGAGAGCCGCCGAAGAGGCCATGCAGAAGGAGAAAAGATTGGGGAAAGTGTAG